One Flavobacteriales bacterium genomic window, TTTTTATATGGGAATCAATATTGGGGCTTTTTTCTCACCTCTGGTTTGTAGTTCATTTTCAGAATACAAATGGGGTTTCCTAGCGGCTTGCATTGGAATGCTTATTGGCCTAGTAACTTTTGTTCTTTACCAAAAGAAATATCTTATTTCTGAAGAAGGAAATGAAATTGGTCTTTCCGTGAAAAAGATGGATTTGCAGAGTATTTTACTCACCGTTGGTTCAATTGCCATAGTTTTCTTTATGCTTAACTTCAAACAATGGTTTAACTCTGATACCGACATTATTAGCTATTTCATTTACGGCTCCATGATTGCCGTACCTGCATTAATTTTAAGTGACAAAAGTCTTACCAAAGCCGAAATGAATAGGATTATTGTAATTTTTGTTTTGGCATTTTTCGTAATATTCTTTTGGGGAGCATTTGAACAAGCAGGAGCCTCACTGACTCTTTTTGCCGACCGTCAGACTGACAGAACAATAGGAGATTGGACAATGCCCGCCGAATATTTTCAAGCAATAAACCCATTGGCAGTTATAAGTTTAGCTCCGTTATTTACCATTTTGTGGGGTGTACTTCATAAAAGAGGAAAAGAACCTTCCTCTCCGACCAAAATGGCATGGGGTCTTGCTCTTATTGCTGTGGGCTATGCGGTTATTGCAATTGCAGTTAAAGGTCTTGGAATGGGCGAGAAAGTGAGTATGTGGTGGTTAGTTGGTCTATACGTTATACATACAATGGGCGAATTATGCCTTTCTCCAATAGGTTTGTCCATGGTATCTAAACTTGCTCCATTAAGATTATCTTCTTTGTTAATGGGCACATGGTTTTTAGCTAACGCTGCAGCTAACAAATTTGCGGGTACTTTAAGCTCACTCATCCCACCAACAAATGTAGATGCATCAGCAGTAACCGAATATCCCTCTTTTTTAGGAATGGAAATAACCAATCTTTATCAGTTTTTCATGCTATTTATTATAATGACGGGCACAGCTGCAGGAATTTTATTTTTCCTTAGTAGATGGCTTCAAAAAATGATGAATACCGCCGAAACCGCACCAAATTCTTAAGGATATGAAAAAGCATCCAAAGGCTTTACCCTTTCTTTTCCTATCCGAAATGTGGGAAAGATTTGGGTTCTATCTTATGCTCGGAATTTTTACACTTTATCTCAAAGATGTAAAACAGGGCTTTGCAATGACCGAAAAAGAATCGGCAGATTTATATGGTACTTTTATAGCACTTGTATATTTAACGCCCTTTATTGGTGGTATGCTGGCCGATCGCTATTTTGGTTACTCAAAATCCATCATGTTTGGCGGTGTCTTAATGGGTATTGGCTATATTCTTATGAGTGTTCATAGCTTGCCTATTTTGTATTTGGCTATGACCTTGGTTATTATTGGTAATGGATTTTTCAAACCAAATATTTCAACCTTATTGGGAAATGTTTATAATCAAGAAAAGTATATTCAGAAAAAAGATGAAGGCTATAATATTTTCTATATGGGCATTAATATTGGAGCTTTTATTTGCAATTTTTTTGGTGCCGTATTATACACACTTATTGGATGGAATGCCGCATTTATTGCAGCTGGAATAGGAATGTTTGTGGGAGTTGTTATTTTTTATATTGGCACAAAACATTTCAAAGGGTTTGATGAAAAAAAGGGCATTCAGGAAGGAGATTTTCCATTTTCAAAAATTGCACTTTATATCCTACTCCCCTCTTTGGCGTTTGGAGTAATAGGCTGGTTTATAAACGGAGTAGCCAGTGCCACAAACACCACAAGTTCAATATTTGGCACGGATAGCACAGATGCATTTATTTTTGCCAGCATTCCCATCGTGTTTTTTTATGGTCGGCTTTATTTTACGGCAAATTCAATTGATAAAAGACCAATTGGTGCATTATTGACCATTTTTTCTGTTGTAATTTTATTTTGGGCTGTTTTCAAGTTAAACGGTTCAGCTTTAAACACTTGGGCCGATAGATATACCGACCGTCAATTAACCGGAAATACAGAAAAAGTGTTCAATTCGCTTCAATTAGCCCAAAATATGGAGTATAAACAAGATTCTGTAGTTAAATATGATGAGTATTTTAGAATTCAAAAAAACAATGGTGTGCCATTAAAAGAATTTAATTATCCGGTATATTTTAGAAATGTAGAACCAGCCAAACTCCCCACAGAAGGAAGCACAGTTACTGTTTGGGCCACAAACTTAAGTCAGTCGATAAATCCTGGTTGGGTAATTTTGCTTACACCTCTTGTGGTTGCATTTTTTACTTTTTTAAGAAGAAAGAAAAAAGAACCAAGCACTCCAATGAAAATTGCATTGGGTTTGTTGTTATCGGCCTTATCTGTATTAATAATGGTTGCCGCGGTTAAAGCTGGGCATAATGGACAGTTTAAAGTAAGTGTTTGGTGGTTGATTTGCAACTATGGAGTTATCACAATTGGTGAACTTTTTCTAAGTCCAATGGGTCTTTCGCTTGTATCAAAACTTAGTCCTGCCAAAATTACAGGTCTAATGATGGGTGGGTGGTTTTTGGCTACGGCAATTGGGAATAAATTGAGTGGTGTGCTCGCAAGTATGTGGGATAAATACGAGGACAAATCTAATTTCTTCCTTGTAAATTTTCTGCTCTTGATTATAGCAACTTCCATTATGTTTTCATTGGTAAAACGACTAAATAAAGTAATGGTTGAGAAAGGAATTAGTTAAAATTAAATAATGAGTACAAATAACGAAAAGTCATTTGCCAATGGAGATCCATTGGATTCTGATATAATAAAGGGCAATTACGATGCTGAACTCGCTATAATTCAAAACTTTGAAGGAAAATACCCAAAACAGTTGTGGTATTTGTTTTTCTCTGAAATGTGGGAGCGGTTTTGCTTTTATGGCATGCGTGGCATGCTCACTTTTTTTATGGTTTATCGAATGGGCATGGAAAAGGAGGCCGCAAATCTTCAATATGGGGCTACTCAGGCATGGGTTTATGCCTTTACCTTTATTGGAGGAATGTTTGCCGACAAAATTCTGGGATTCAAAAAATCATTGTTTTGGGGAGGTATTCTTATGATAACCGGAAGTGTTATTTTAACCATCAACCCAAGTGCATGGTTTTTTCTTGGAATTAGTTTCCTGATAGTTGGAACCGGATTTTTCAAACCTAACATTTCATCGATGGTTGGGCAACTCTATAAAGACGGCGATAACAGAAGAGACGCGGGATTCTCCCTATTTTATTCAGGCATAAATATGGGTGCTTTTTTGGGTGGCATCTTAATGATTGGTATCGGAAAAGGAACAATTTTATCATCGGTCGTACCTGAAAATTTGAGATGGAACGTAGCCTTTGCTTTGGTTGCAGTTGCCATGCTTATCAGCTTGTTGATATTTACCTTCACAAGAAACCATTTGGGATCAATTGGCAACACTCCAATTGATTATGACAAAAATCCGAACCAAAAATGGTATATGTATGCTGTTTATATTGGTGCTTTGGCTTGCGTGCCAATTATTGTTAAAATGGTATCAAATACCGTTTACACAGATTATTTCATGTATTTCATTGGCCCTTTCAGTCTAGCCTATTTGATTTTTGAAATGACCAAATTAGATAGAGCGGCTAATCTAAAATTGGTTGCGGCTTTGGTATTTATAGTATTCTCATCATTGTTTTGGGCAATTTTTGAACAGGCTGGTGGCTCTCTAAGTCTTTATGCAGCCGAACATTTGGACAAAGGAACATTAGGTGCCGACCCCAATATGGTAAACAACTCCGCCAATTCGCTCTTTGTTATTGTTTTCGCTCCTCTTGTTGGGCTGCTTTGGTTGTGGGCAAACAAAAAGAAAATCGAACCCAATAGTGTTGTAAAATTTGGAATAGGTTTTTTAATGTTGGCGGCAGGTTTCTATATTTTTGGTGTAAACAAAATGTTTGCCAATCAGGGAATTGCTCCACAAGATATTTTCATCTTAGGGTGGTTGGTAATCACGTTTGGCGAGATTGCACTTTCGCCAATTGGATTGTCGTTAATGACCAAATTAGCTACTCCAAGACTTCAAGGCTTTATGATGGGCATGTGGTTTTTGGCAAGTGCCTACGGTCAATACATTGCCGGACTTTTCGGTGCGGCTATTTCGCCAGATAAAAATGCCTCAGCAATTGAAAAATTGGAAGTTTATTCCAGCGGATATACCCAATTCGCGATGTATGCTTTGATTGCTGGCATAGTTATCATTGTAATCTCTCCGATGGTAAGAAAACTCATGGGCGATGTAAAATAACCCGACTAAAAAATATTTTAAAAGCCACCTTAAAAGGGTGGCTTTTTTTCTCCTTTTTTTATGTTCAACACTTGTGAAAAAAAATGTAATAAACTGTTTTTCATAAAATTAACTTGTCATA contains:
- a CDS encoding peptide MFS transporter; this encodes MSAPKSGHPKGLYFLFFTEMWERFSYYGMRAIFILFMTKILLINDQEASQIYGSYTGLVYLTPLLGGYLCDKFLGNRRSIVIGGLLMALGQFFMFLSASAGSDGIALMWMGLTALIIGNGFFKPNISTMVGQLYPKDDRRIDSAFTIFYMGINIGAFFSPLVCSSFSEYKWGFLAACIGMLIGLVTFVLYQKKYLISEEGNEIGLSVKKMDLQSILLTVGSIAIVFFMLNFKQWFNSDTDIISYFIYGSMIAVPALILSDKSLTKAEMNRIIVIFVLAFFVIFFWGAFEQAGASLTLFADRQTDRTIGDWTMPAEYFQAINPLAVISLAPLFTILWGVLHKRGKEPSSPTKMAWGLALIAVGYAVIAIAVKGLGMGEKVSMWWLVGLYVIHTMGELCLSPIGLSMVSKLAPLRLSSLLMGTWFLANAAANKFAGTLSSLIPPTNVDASAVTEYPSFLGMEITNLYQFFMLFIIMTGTAAGILFFLSRWLQKMMNTAETAPNS
- a CDS encoding peptide MFS transporter, with product MKKHPKALPFLFLSEMWERFGFYLMLGIFTLYLKDVKQGFAMTEKESADLYGTFIALVYLTPFIGGMLADRYFGYSKSIMFGGVLMGIGYILMSVHSLPILYLAMTLVIIGNGFFKPNISTLLGNVYNQEKYIQKKDEGYNIFYMGINIGAFICNFFGAVLYTLIGWNAAFIAAGIGMFVGVVIFYIGTKHFKGFDEKKGIQEGDFPFSKIALYILLPSLAFGVIGWFINGVASATNTTSSIFGTDSTDAFIFASIPIVFFYGRLYFTANSIDKRPIGALLTIFSVVILFWAVFKLNGSALNTWADRYTDRQLTGNTEKVFNSLQLAQNMEYKQDSVVKYDEYFRIQKNNGVPLKEFNYPVYFRNVEPAKLPTEGSTVTVWATNLSQSINPGWVILLTPLVVAFFTFLRRKKKEPSTPMKIALGLLLSALSVLIMVAAVKAGHNGQFKVSVWWLICNYGVITIGELFLSPMGLSLVSKLSPAKITGLMMGGWFLATAIGNKLSGVLASMWDKYEDKSNFFLVNFLLLIIATSIMFSLVKRLNKVMVEKGIS
- a CDS encoding peptide MFS transporter, producing the protein MSTNNEKSFANGDPLDSDIIKGNYDAELAIIQNFEGKYPKQLWYLFFSEMWERFCFYGMRGMLTFFMVYRMGMEKEAANLQYGATQAWVYAFTFIGGMFADKILGFKKSLFWGGILMITGSVILTINPSAWFFLGISFLIVGTGFFKPNISSMVGQLYKDGDNRRDAGFSLFYSGINMGAFLGGILMIGIGKGTILSSVVPENLRWNVAFALVAVAMLISLLIFTFTRNHLGSIGNTPIDYDKNPNQKWYMYAVYIGALACVPIIVKMVSNTVYTDYFMYFIGPFSLAYLIFEMTKLDRAANLKLVAALVFIVFSSLFWAIFEQAGGSLSLYAAEHLDKGTLGADPNMVNNSANSLFVIVFAPLVGLLWLWANKKKIEPNSVVKFGIGFLMLAAGFYIFGVNKMFANQGIAPQDIFILGWLVITFGEIALSPIGLSLMTKLATPRLQGFMMGMWFLASAYGQYIAGLFGAAISPDKNASAIEKLEVYSSGYTQFAMYALIAGIVIIVISPMVRKLMGDVK